A genomic region of Anas platyrhynchos isolate ZD024472 breed Pekin duck chromosome 9, IASCAAS_PekinDuck_T2T, whole genome shotgun sequence contains the following coding sequences:
- the CCL20 gene encoding C-C motif chemokine 20 gives MSAFSTKSLVLASLLGLLLLCSTSQAQSNQDCCLSYTKARLPRWAIKGYTEQLSSEVCDIDAIIFHTFSGLKACVNPKDVWVKKHLLFLSHKLKKMSM, from the exons ATGTCTGCCTTCAGCACAAAGAGCTTGGTCCTGGCTTCTCTGCttgggctcctgctgctgtgcagtacCTCCCAAG CACAAAGCAACCAGGACTGCTGTCTGTCTTACACCAAAGCCCGTCTGCCTCGGTGGGCCATTAAGGGTTATACTGAACAGCTCTCCAGCGAAGTCTGCGATATTGATGCAATCAT tttccaCACTTTCAGTGGATTGAAAGCCTGCGTAAACCCTAAGGATGTCTGGGTGAAGAAGCACCTTCTTTTCCTGAG CCACAAGCTAAAGAAGATGTCAATGTGA